In one Triplophysa dalaica isolate WHDGS20190420 chromosome 9, ASM1584641v1, whole genome shotgun sequence genomic region, the following are encoded:
- the rab38a gene encoding ras-related protein Rab-38 — MQNHHLKEHLYKILVIGDLGVGKTSIIKRYVHQNFSANYRATIGVDFALKVLSLEHETVRLQLWDIAGQERFGNMTRVYYREAVGAFIVFDVTRPSTFEAVKKWKEDLDAKLNLSNGKRVTAVLLANKCDEGRDVLTNNGIRMEQFCQENGFVGCFETSAKENINIDEAAQCLVKHIIANEKDLLQSEVSDIISPQQESGRGGTCSMCFTS, encoded by the exons ATGCAGAACCATCACTTGAAGGAACACCTCTATAAAATCCTGGTGATCGGGGATCTGGGTGTGGGAAAAACAAGCATCATCAAACGCTACGTGCACCAGAACTTCTCTGCGAACTACAGAGCGACGATCGGCGTGGACTTCGCGCTCAAAGTCTTGAGCCTCGAGCACGAGACCGTCCGACTGCAACTATGGGACATCGCTG GACAAGAGCGTTTCGGGAACATGACACGAGTGTATTATCGAGAAGCCGTGGGAGCCTTCATTGTTTTTGACGTCACGCGACCTTCGACGTTCGAAGCCGTGAAAAAATGGAAGGAAGATCTCGATGCCAAGTTGAATTTATCTAACGGCAAACGCGTGACTGCCGTTCTACTGGCCAACAAATGCGACGAGGGCAGAGATGTTCTGACCAACAATGGCATCCGCATGGAGCAGTTCTGCCAGGAGAATGGCTTTGTGGGATGTTTCGAAACTTCAGCCAAA gaGAATATTAATATAGATGAAGCAGCACAGTGTCTGGTGAAGCACATAATAGCAAATGAGAAAGATCTGCTACAGTCGGAGGTTTCAGACATCATCTCACCACAGCAAGAGTCCGGCCGCGGAGGAACCTGCTCGATGTGCTTCACgtcctga